The following proteins are encoded in a genomic region of Sesamum indicum cultivar Zhongzhi No. 13 linkage group LG8, S_indicum_v1.0, whole genome shotgun sequence:
- the LOC110012422 gene encoding transcriptional adapter ADA2b-like codes for MNIQGAQGAGLLSSQDTSSQAGPSRQEILSVPVSSGTTSACLGAGSSLQTDLGLLSITASDLLSESEKQLCRGMGLAPNHSLKIQVDITTQIMRGNIAKKSDAFSLFPVEPTKTDKVYDVLVKKGIAPL; via the exons atgaaTATTCAGGGAGCACAAGGTGCTGGTCTTCTTTCATCTCAAGATACAAGTTCTCAAGCAGGTCCAAGCAGACAGGAAATTCTGAGTGTACCTGTTTCTTCAGGTACAACATCTGCATGCCTTGGAGCCGGTTCATCGTTGCAAACTGATCTTGGTTTGCTCTCAATTACTGCCTCTGATTTACTGTCTGAATCT GAGAAACAACTATGCCGTGGTATGGGATTAGCTCCAAACCATTCTCTTAAGATACAGGTGGACATAACAACACAAATTATGAGAGGCAATATCGCTAAGAAATCTGATGCTTTTTCCTTGTTTCCTGTGGAGCCAACCAAAACAGATAAAGTTTATGATGTGCTTGTGAAGAAGGGGATTGCTCCACTGTAA
- the LOC105168044 gene encoding uncharacterized protein LOC105168044, whose product MAYVISEDFLRVFASTSEVHAGTKWRARRDVVEWLKSVVSRGGPIFANSTNPSSLKCQVSGRSNNGQSPTQEVDVSAPEEPAMQASKRIKSCHLDQTLERSCAGLTNLVSNNRVTKWEPTHERVNIKLSSNGRPIAKLVVPEPQCQVISKFNGDIELLCQDSGMKGCWFRCKILHSSKNRLKVQFEDVLEVDGPGKLEEWVPAYRVVAPDRLGLRCVERLTVRPRPCEYSSDIIFEVGAAVDAWWCNGWWEGVVLGYDTLTKSNLQVYFPGENRFLTVARKNIRVSRDWIDNKWVNIEAKSDILSFLSSIFSTEPQLLPLPVLAETNSSAQSNSEVLNPQKLEVSEDDKWQISSSSRGVQELNLKKRLIIKCNDVMYCRSP is encoded by the exons ATGGCATATGTGATTTCGGAGGACTTTTTACGTGTTTTTGCATCCACGAGTGAAGTTCATGCTGGAACTAAGTGGAGAGCAAGACGAGATGTTGTTGAATGGCTCAAATCAGTGGTCTCAAGAGGCGGTCCAATCTTCGCTAACTCAA CCAATCCTTCCTCTCTCAAGTGCCAAGTTTCCGGGCGAAGCAACAATGGACAGAGTCCAACTCAAGAAGTTGATGTTTCTGCTCCTGAGGAACCTGCAATGCAAGCTTCCAAAAGAATCAAAAGCTGCCATTTGGATCAGACCCTTGAGAGGAGTTGTGCTGGTCTCACAAATTTAGTCTCCAACAATAGAGTAACAAAATGGGAACCAACTCATGAGAGAGTGAATATCAAACTATCCAGCAACGGGCGTCCTATTGCTAAGCTTGTCGTGCCTGAGCCACAGTGTCAAGTCATTTCCAAGTTCAATGGAGATATTGAGCTTCTTTGTCAAGACAGTGGCATGAAAGGCTGCTGGTTCAGATGCAAGATCTTGCATTCATCAAAAAATCGTCTAAAGGTCCAATTTGAAGATGTATTGGAAGTTGATGGACCTGGAAAGCTGGAG GAATGGGTTCCAGCATACAGAGTGGTAGCTCCTGATAGGTTGGGTCTGCGATGTGTGGAACGCCTCACAGTTAGGCCTCGGCCTTGTGAGTATTCTTCCGACATTATATTTGAGGTTGGCGCTGCAGTTGATGCGTGGTGGTGCAACGGCTGGTGGGAAGGTGTTGTCCTTGGATACGACACGCTGACAAAAAGTAATCTTCAAGTTTACTTCCCCG GTGAGAACAGGTTCCTGACTGTTGCGAGGAAGAATATTAGAGTTTCAAGAGATTGGATTGACAACAAATGGGTCAATATCGAAGCAAAGTCCGATATACTCTCTTTCTTGTCCTCAATTTTCAGCACTGAGCCCCAACTGCTGCCACTCCCCGTTTTAGCTGAGACTAATAGTTCGGCACAGTCGAATAGTGAAGTTCTCAATCCTCAAAAACTTGAAGTATCTGAAGATGATAAATGGCAGATATCAAGTTCATCAAGAGGCGTTCAGGaacttaatttaaagaaacgacttataattaaatgcaatGACGTGATGTATTGCAGAAGTCCTTGA
- the LOC105168611 gene encoding uncharacterized protein LOC105168611, producing the protein MDQNADCIIETSDTPPQNHHHLMIRRAFLQFLVPISIFSFLVSYFPGFPFFFFSARNLHQLVPLFAQALDRKYMFLICNGILAFLAKNLKLSSSGLNGLITKNVEEGLKQMTVDLPEILAVQENAASMEYVETPLDVAVPEEKQVIAVAQQEEDCEGLNEREPAETKADGLILESEEWEDEEEEEEEMEESRGAESTLVSDANVSTEELNRKFEEFIRKMKEEIRIEARQPLIAV; encoded by the coding sequence ATGGATCAAAACGCTGATTGCATCATTGAAACATCTGACACCCCACCTCAAAACCATCACCACCTCATGATCAGAAGAGCATTTCTCCAGTTTCTTGTCCCAATCTCCATCTTTTCTTTCCTGGTTTCCTACTTTCCAGGTTTCccgttcttcttcttcagcgCCCGAAATCTTCACCAGCTTGTCCCACTCTTTGCTCAGGCCCTGGATAGAAAATACATGTTCCTGATCTGCAACGGGATCCTGGCGTTTCTTGCCAAGAACCTGAAGCTTAGCTCCTCAGGGTTGAATGGATTAATCACGAAGAATGTTGAAGAGGGACTGAAGCAAATGACGGTCGACCTGCCCGAAATATTAGcagttcaagaaaatgcagCGTCCATGGAGTACGTTGAGACTCCATTGGATGTTGCAGTTCCAGAAGAAAAACAGGTCATAGCAGTAGCGCAACAAGAGGAAGATTGTGAGGGTTTGAACGAACGAGAACCAGCCGAAACGAAGGCTGACGGCTTGATCTTAGAGAGTGAAGAGTGGGaagatgaggaggaggaggaggaggaaatgGAAGAAAGTAGAGGTGCAGAGAGCACATTAGTGAGCGATGCGAATGTTAGCACAGAAGAGCTGAATAGGAAGTTTGAAGAATTCATCAGGAAGATGAAGGAAGAAATCAGGATTGAAGCCCGGCAACCACTCATTGCAGTGTGA